Below is a window of Rhizobium jaguaris DNA.
GAGGATATCGGCGATATGGGCGCCGTCGATGTTGGAGACGAAATGCGCACGCGGGCCGTCATGGAAGGGGGCAAGCGCCAGTGTCGCCATGACCGGGCCGAGGTCGGAGCCGCCGATGCCGATATTGATGACGTCGGTGATCGCCTTGCCGGTCGCGCCTTTCAGCACGCCTGAGCGAATGCCGTCGGCAAACTTGCCCATGGCCGCAAGCACGCCGTTGACATCGGGCATCACATCCTTGCCGTCGACGAGGACGGGCGTGTTGGAACGGTTGCGCAGCGCTGTGTGCAGAACGGCGCGGTTTTCGGTGAAGTTGATGGCTACGCCCGAGAACATCTCGTCGCGCTTGGCGGCGATGCCACCTTCGGTGGCGAGCTTCTCGAGAAGCGCGAAGATCTCGTCGTTCACGGCGGTCTTGGAATAGTCCATCAGCAGATCGTCGAGCGAAGCGCTGAAGCGGGAAAAACGTTTGGAGTCGGCGGCGAAGGCGGCGCGGATATCGGTGGCCTTGGTGGCCGCTGCGGTGCTCTTCAGTTGTTCGACGAGGGCGTTCATGGGGGGCTCCTTGCGGTTCGCGCCACTGGCCGTCTGGCGAGGGCAGGGCACTCTGAGTTGGTCGCGGAAACTATTCGCTTTGTAAGGGGTAAATCAAGTTCGCGCACCGGTAAAAGCGAAAAAAGCCGCTCGCGGTTAAAGGCGAGCGGCTTACCGAATGACATAAAATTATGTCAGCCACGCAATTCCTTTCGCAGGATCTTGCCGACATTCGATTTCGGCAGTTCCGTGCGGAATTCAATGAAGCGCGGCCGCTTGTAATTGGTGAGGTTTGCGGTGCAATGCGCCTTGACCTCCGCCTCGGTCAGCGCCTGGTCTTTCTTGACGATGAAAAGCTTGACGGCCTCGCCGGAATGCACGTCCGGTACGCCGATTGCCGCAGCTTCGAGAATACCCGGATGCGTGGCGGCAACTTCCTCGATCTCATTCGGATAGACGTTGAAGCCGGAGACCAGGATCATGTCCTTCTTGCGGTCGACGATCTTGGTGTAGCCGCGCTCGTTCATGAATCCCATATCGCCGCTTCGGAAGAAGCCGTCCGCAGTCATCACCTTGGCGGTCTCTGCCGGTTGCTTCCAATAGCCGGCCATGACTTGCGGCCCGCGAATGCAGATTTCGCCGACCTCGCCGAGCGGCAGCGAATTGCCATCCTCGTCGCGAATGTCGAAATCGGTCCCCGTGATCGGCAGACCGATCGTGCCGGTGAAGTCCGGACTGTCGAAGCGGTTGGCGCTGGCGACCGGCGAGGTTTCCGAAAGGCCATAGCCCTCAGTGATCCAAGAACCTGTCATCTTCTGCCAGCGTTCGGCGACCGGCCGCTGCACGGCCATGCCACCAGCCAGCGTCCAGGTCCCCGACAGGTCGAGCTTGGCGAATTCCACGTTGTTCATCAGCGCGTTGAACAGCGTGTTGAGGCCGGGAAACAGGTCGAATTTGTATTTGCCAAGCTCTTTGACGAAGGCCGGAATGTCGCGCGGATTGGCGATCAACACGTTATGTCCGCCGAGCGACATGCCCATCAGCGAATTCACCGTCAGCGCGAAAATGTGGTAGAGCGGCAGTGCGCAGACAAAGGTCAGTGTTTCGGGCCGCGTCTTGTTGCTGTAAGCGGCTGATAACCACAGCAACAACTGCAATTGATTGGCAAGCAGGTTGGCATGGGTCAGGATTGCGCCCTTGGCAATGCCGGTCGTGCCGCCGGTATATTGCAGGAAAGCGATGTCGCTGCTGGTAAGATCGGCAGGCTTCAGCGGCAGCCTTGCTCCTTCGTCGAGTACGGCCATGAACCTGCGATGACCGGGAATGGACCAGGCCGGTACCAGCTTCTTCACTTTGCGGACGATGAAATTGACGATATGGCCCTTCAGCCCCAGCATCTCGCCGAGCGAGGTGACGATGACGTGGCGCACATCGGTATGCGCCAGCACCTGCTCGACCGTGTGCGCGAAGTTTTCGAGCACGAAGATCGCCTTGGCACCGCAATCGCGCAACTGGTGTTCAAGTTCGCGGGGGGTGTAAAGCGGGTTGACGTTGACGACGACGAATCCGGCGCGAAGGATGCCGTAAACGGCGATCGGGTTCTGCAGCACATTCGGCATCATGACGGCGACGCGGTCGCCCTTTTTCAGACCGAGACTCTGCAACCAGGCACCGATCTTGCGCGTTTGCGTGTCGAGGTCGCGATAGGTGATCGATTTGCCCATGCTGGTGAAAGCGAGCCGATCCGCATAGCGCGCGCAACTTTCCTCCAGCAGTTCGGCAAGCGATGCGTGCTCCAACGGCGGCAACTCGGCCGGCACGGTGTCCGGGTAGGACGCGAGCCAGATCTTATTGATCGCCGGTCCATCCGAAGGAGCGGAAACTGAATTCATGCGTACTTCCTCCTTGACGCATCATCCCGCTCAGCCTTCGCCGAGCGGCGGCTTTGTAGCGTGGCACTGCTTGTCGGAAAAGTCTCCAGCTTTTCGATAGCACTGCCGCTTTACCCTCACCTAAAGACTTAGAGCAGCAACAAAAAGCTATACTAACTTTGACGTAAACGTCAATAAACCCCGGGCGTTAACCAATTTTTAATAAGTGTGAAAAAAGTGCTGGAACTTTTGCCGAGACAGCGCGTTAATAGGGCCGTGAGGCGAGAACCCACCGGAGCATCGTGCTGCCCCCCGTAAACGCTTAAGGCGGATCGGACGCTCCAAAAGTTTATGTGAAGCGTATCCAAGAGGAGGTGCGCACATGCATAAAGAGAGTGCCGATACGATGAGCCGCGATCTTTATATCAAGGACATGTCGATGCTGGTTGCTTGCGATCGGGTCGAGGGGTCGAAGGTCTTTGGATCCGACGGCAAACAGATCGGTCATATCGAGCGCCTGATGATGGAAAAAAGCGATGGACGTATCGCTTTCATCATCTTGAGCTTCGGCGGCTTTTTCGGCATCGGCCAGGATCACTACCGGCTGCCGTGGGAAAAGCTGCGCTATGACGCCCGCATTGACGGCTACCGTATCAATATGACCAAAAACGACGTCGAAAAGGCTTGTCGTTTCGCCAGCAAGGACGATACCCTCGTCCATAAGGATCATGGCCATAAGAGCCACGACTATTTCGGCGTGCCGCCCTACTGGATGTAGGCACACAAATAGTCATGCCGGACTGCCCCGCCTTCGCGGGGCTTTGGTTCTGCGGCTTTTATTGAAACCGCCCGTTCCTTTGTACCACTTCGATCTTGTAGCCATCGGGATCGGTGACGAAGAAAAATAGGGCGAAAAGTCTTCCATCGCGATTGAGCTCGATGATCTTGCCGGGGTTC
It encodes the following:
- a CDS encoding long-chain-fatty-acid--CoA ligase produces the protein MNSVSAPSDGPAINKIWLASYPDTVPAELPPLEHASLAELLEESCARYADRLAFTSMGKSITYRDLDTQTRKIGAWLQSLGLKKGDRVAVMMPNVLQNPIAVYGILRAGFVVVNVNPLYTPRELEHQLRDCGAKAIFVLENFAHTVEQVLAHTDVRHVIVTSLGEMLGLKGHIVNFIVRKVKKLVPAWSIPGHRRFMAVLDEGARLPLKPADLTSSDIAFLQYTGGTTGIAKGAILTHANLLANQLQLLLWLSAAYSNKTRPETLTFVCALPLYHIFALTVNSLMGMSLGGHNVLIANPRDIPAFVKELGKYKFDLFPGLNTLFNALMNNVEFAKLDLSGTWTLAGGMAVQRPVAERWQKMTGSWITEGYGLSETSPVASANRFDSPDFTGTIGLPITGTDFDIRDEDGNSLPLGEVGEICIRGPQVMAGYWKQPAETAKVMTADGFFRSGDMGFMNERGYTKIVDRKKDMILVSGFNVYPNEIEEVAATHPGILEAAAIGVPDVHSGEAVKLFIVKKDQALTEAEVKAHCTANLTNYKRPRFIEFRTELPKSNVGKILRKELRG
- a CDS encoding PRC-barrel domain-containing protein → MHKESADTMSRDLYIKDMSMLVACDRVEGSKVFGSDGKQIGHIERLMMEKSDGRIAFIILSFGGFFGIGQDHYRLPWEKLRYDARIDGYRINMTKNDVEKACRFASKDDTLVHKDHGHKSHDYFGVPPYWM